The Erythrobacter aurantius genome includes a window with the following:
- a CDS encoding DNA-methyltransferase — translation MREILDAGEMAYDELKNVITWVKDNGGMGAFYRSRHELCFVFKSGTASHQNTFGLGAGGRYRTNVWEYRGANTFHAGRMDELALHPTVKPAAMIADAIMDVSSRGDIVVDPFCGSGTVLVGAERTARRARAIEIDPIYCDRSIRRWQAYAHCDAVHAESGLTFAEMAERRSSETEPRALAVSDPKEVS, via the coding sequence ATGCGCGAGATACTCGATGCTGGTGAAATGGCCTACGACGAGCTCAAGAACGTCATCACGTGGGTGAAGGACAATGGCGGGATGGGCGCGTTCTATCGCTCACGGCACGAGCTGTGTTTCGTGTTCAAGAGCGGCACCGCATCGCACCAGAACACCTTCGGCCTAGGAGCGGGTGGCCGCTACCGGACCAACGTCTGGGAATACCGCGGTGCCAACACCTTTCATGCGGGCCGCATGGACGAGCTTGCCCTGCATCCCACGGTGAAGCCGGCAGCCATGATCGCCGACGCCATCATGGATGTATCCAGTCGCGGCGATATTGTGGTCGATCCGTTTTGCGGGTCGGGAACGGTACTGGTCGGGGCCGAACGGACCGCCAGGCGCGCCAGAGCGATCGAGATCGACCCGATCTACTGCGATCGCTCGATAAGGCGCTGGCAGGCTTATGCCCATTGCGATGCGGTCCACGCCGAAAGCGGCCTGACCTTCGCTGAGATGGCCGAACGACGAAGCAGCGAGACTGAACCGCGGGCACTGGCCGTCTCCGATCCCAAGGAGGTGTCCTGA
- a CDS encoding ParB N-terminal domain-containing protein — protein MKPYTGNAKRHPEKQIREIADSIARNGFTNPVLIDADGVIIAGHGRYAAALQLGLSEIPCIRLIRLTPAQVRAYRFADNKLAEKAVWDEEILRIEIEALQIEGVELEDTGFDTVEIDILFENQKGEPSDPAEDAQPDDGPAVTVAGDLWILGDHRLICADATDPSSFKILMDGEKARMAITDPPYNVPIQGHVSGLGEVQHREFAKASGEMSAEQFTEFLGKVFKLMAAHSLDGSIHYAFMD, from the coding sequence TCCGTGAGATCGCCGACAGCATCGCGCGCAACGGGTTCACAAACCCGGTGCTTATCGATGCTGATGGTGTGATCATCGCAGGTCACGGCCGTTATGCCGCGGCGTTGCAACTCGGCCTTTCCGAAATCCCATGTATCCGGCTGATCCGGCTCACGCCAGCGCAGGTGCGTGCCTATCGCTTTGCCGACAACAAGCTCGCCGAGAAGGCCGTCTGGGATGAAGAGATCCTGAGGATCGAGATCGAGGCGCTCCAGATCGAAGGGGTCGAACTCGAGGACACGGGCTTCGACACGGTGGAAATCGACATCCTGTTCGAGAACCAGAAGGGTGAACCATCCGACCCTGCCGAAGACGCACAACCAGATGATGGTCCCGCGGTCACCGTAGCCGGTGACCTCTGGATTCTGGGGGATCACCGACTGATCTGCGCGGATGCAACCGATCCGAGCTCATTCAAGATCCTGATGGACGGCGAGAAGGCGAGGATGGCGATCACTGATCCGCCCTACAACGTTCCGATCCAGGGGCATGTAAGCGGCCTAGGCGAAGTGCAGCACCGCGAGTTCGCGAAGGCGTCGGGCGAAATGAGCGCCGAGCAGTTCACCGAGTTCCTTGGCAAGGTGTTCAAGCTCATGGCGGCGCATAGCCTTGATGGTTCGATCCATTACGCCTTCATGGACTAG